A single region of the Devosia sp. FJ2-5-3 genome encodes:
- a CDS encoding sugar ABC transporter substrate-binding protein, which produces MRNYPMGRALARGAVVSALAVSMMGNSVFAQSVDLSQWSPEYVRSIAGTETYNTAEQCGAVTPLDYEGKLTFWYQGVFEGDPDLLRQYYRDFFEAFRTTYPNIQLEEQALTYNDLLDKFRTALLGNAGPMVVRLQILGGVEFASKGYLQELKPEDVGWKSEDFWPGALKSVMWEGKAYGIPTNNETMALIWNADIFERAGLDPEVPPATWDDVVAYSKQIHDTLGVAGYGLVARKNAGNTPYRFMPQLWGYGGGVFDEADANPTYDEIRLDSPESIRALQASYDMYVRDQSVPVSALTNQQADNQPLFLAGQLAMMISHPSDYDVMLDLQAKATGSDKEKAQTVIDNMRYGLIPTGPDGRRAVVFGGSNIHILNPEYVEGGEVDEAAAKAMVCFWTSPEWSLKMAYAGSNPGNLNGFKTEWMKERLDSIEFLDVTTSMLPYGVPFPTLPETPEIMNIIIPDMIQNALTGAMTVEEAAKDAAQKVRDIREGGGL; this is translated from the coding sequence ATGAGGAACTACCCGATGGGCCGCGCTTTGGCGCGCGGCGCAGTAGTCTCTGCACTTGCCGTGTCTATGATGGGCAATTCAGTATTCGCCCAAAGCGTCGATCTCAGTCAGTGGTCGCCCGAATATGTGCGATCCATCGCGGGGACGGAGACCTACAACACCGCCGAGCAATGCGGAGCGGTTACGCCACTCGATTATGAGGGCAAGCTAACCTTCTGGTATCAAGGCGTTTTCGAGGGTGACCCCGATCTCCTGCGCCAGTATTACCGCGACTTCTTCGAGGCGTTCCGCACCACCTATCCCAATATCCAGCTCGAAGAGCAGGCGCTCACCTATAACGATCTTCTGGATAAGTTCAGGACCGCTCTGCTTGGCAATGCCGGCCCGATGGTCGTGCGCCTGCAAATTCTCGGCGGCGTCGAGTTTGCCTCGAAAGGTTATCTGCAGGAACTCAAGCCAGAAGACGTCGGCTGGAAGTCTGAGGATTTCTGGCCGGGCGCGCTCAAGTCCGTCATGTGGGAAGGCAAGGCCTATGGTATTCCCACCAATAATGAAACCATGGCTTTGATCTGGAACGCCGACATCTTTGAGCGTGCAGGCCTCGATCCTGAGGTGCCGCCTGCAACCTGGGATGACGTTGTCGCCTATTCCAAGCAGATCCACGATACGCTTGGGGTCGCCGGTTATGGCCTCGTGGCCCGGAAGAATGCTGGCAACACGCCGTATCGCTTCATGCCGCAGCTGTGGGGCTATGGTGGTGGCGTGTTCGACGAGGCGGACGCCAACCCGACCTATGACGAAATCCGCCTTGATAGCCCGGAGAGCATCCGCGCCCTGCAGGCATCCTACGATATGTATGTCCGCGACCAGTCGGTCCCGGTTTCGGCATTGACCAACCAGCAGGCGGACAACCAGCCACTGTTCCTCGCCGGCCAGTTGGCCATGATGATCTCGCATCCGTCCGACTACGACGTGATGCTCGATCTGCAGGCCAAGGCCACCGGTTCCGATAAGGAAAAGGCACAGACCGTCATCGACAATATGCGCTATGGCCTCATCCCGACCGGTCCGGACGGGCGGCGCGCTGTCGTCTTCGGTGGCTCCAATATCCACATACTCAACCCCGAATATGTTGAAGGCGGGGAAGTCGACGAGGCCGCGGCAAAGGCGATGGTCTGCTTCTGGACCAGTCCCGAATGGTCGCTGAAGATGGCCTATGCGGGGTCCAACCCCGGTAACCTCAACGGCTTCAAGACCGAATGGATGAAGGAGCGCCTCGACAGTATCGAGTTCCTGGATGTCACGACGTCGATGCTCCCCTATGGCGTGCCGTTCCCGACCCTGCCGGAAACGCCCGAGATCATGAACATCATCATTCCGGACATGATCCAGAATGCTCTGACGGGCGCGATGACAGTGGAAGAAGCGGCCAAGGACGCAGCCCAGAAGGTCCGGGATATCCGGGAGGGCGGCGGGCTCTAG
- a CDS encoding GntR family transcriptional regulator, whose protein sequence is MQQYKAQPPAGLALSGATPAGDSVYQQIRDDIISGRLEANARLVVAELAQRHETSTNPVREALQLLRGEGFVVISPNRGARVRPIDQDFVRDIYEIGVLIEPALTRWFVGMATPEDITQLERVQAEIEENNFADQLQHSELDTRFHTIMYERHYNRHAAELWWKHREVLRAVSRRFNFTLARRAQVIREHRELIELIKNGEADRAAALVAQHVEGSGRHILEHMRAVEAARAS, encoded by the coding sequence ATGCAGCAATACAAGGCGCAGCCGCCCGCGGGCCTGGCTCTCAGCGGCGCCACACCGGCAGGAGACTCGGTCTACCAGCAGATCCGCGACGACATAATTTCCGGTCGCCTGGAGGCAAATGCGCGCCTCGTGGTCGCCGAACTGGCACAGCGGCACGAAACCTCGACCAACCCGGTTCGGGAGGCGCTGCAGCTCCTGAGAGGAGAGGGCTTTGTCGTTATTTCACCCAATCGTGGCGCCCGGGTTCGGCCGATCGACCAGGATTTCGTGAGGGATATCTATGAGATAGGGGTGCTTATCGAGCCAGCGCTGACCCGCTGGTTCGTGGGCATGGCGACGCCGGAAGATATCACCCAGCTTGAACGGGTGCAGGCCGAAATCGAGGAAAACAACTTCGCCGATCAACTCCAGCACAGCGAGCTCGACACGCGCTTTCACACAATCATGTATGAACGGCACTATAACAGGCACGCAGCAGAACTCTGGTGGAAGCATCGAGAAGTCTTGCGCGCTGTCAGCCGTCGCTTCAACTTTACTTTGGCGCGACGCGCGCAGGTGATTCGCGAACACAGAGAACTTATTGAACTCATCAAGAATGGCGAAGCCGACAGGGCGGCAGCACTGGTGGCCCAGCATGTCGAAGGCTCCGGGCGCCACATTCTCGAGCATATGCGAGCGGTGGAGGCAGCGCGCGCGAGTTAG
- a CDS encoding NIPSNAP family protein, producing MIYEMRIYTCLPGRMPALLKRFSDHTCALFEKHGMRQAGFFTTLAGESNNHLTYFLAWESLAERETKWDLFGRDPDWIRVRDASERDGPIIANVSTQFLTPTAFSAVK from the coding sequence TTGATTTACGAAATGCGGATCTACACCTGCCTGCCGGGCCGCATGCCGGCGCTGCTCAAGCGATTTTCCGACCACACCTGCGCCCTGTTCGAAAAACACGGGATGCGCCAGGCCGGCTTCTTCACCACCCTGGCCGGGGAGAGCAATAACCATCTCACCTATTTCCTCGCCTGGGAAAGCCTGGCCGAGCGCGAGACCAAATGGGATCTATTTGGCAGGGACCCCGACTGGATCAGGGTGCGCGACGCCTCGGAAAGAGATGGGCCGATCATTGCCAATGTGTCCACGCAGTTTCTGACACCCACCGCCTTTTCGGCCGTCAAATAG
- a CDS encoding ribonuclease activity regulator RraA — MTHTPAITRPPRATIEALKAIGAATVAGTLGHMGIRNPHMQGPVSWNPGKSIVGPALTLQFMPKREDLYDEGEYADPEKQLHRHVLYHVEEGDVVVVDARADMSSGVFGDMMSTYFKGRGGAGIIIDGCMRDFPNVRKLDLPVWLRGWTPNFHTQTGLMPFAVNVPVACGGVTVMPGDIIVADDDGAVVVPVALASEVIAKAREHHDWEDFSREKLMAGAPLQRYYPLHPDAQEEYEAWRKLNPR, encoded by the coding sequence GTGACGCACACACCGGCGATCACACGGCCGCCAAGGGCGACCATCGAGGCGCTAAAGGCAATCGGCGCTGCAACTGTGGCCGGAACGCTGGGCCACATGGGCATACGCAATCCGCATATGCAGGGTCCCGTCAGCTGGAATCCGGGCAAGTCGATCGTCGGTCCGGCGCTCACGTTGCAGTTCATGCCCAAACGCGAGGATCTTTACGACGAGGGGGAATATGCCGATCCTGAAAAGCAGCTGCATCGGCATGTTCTGTATCATGTCGAGGAGGGCGATGTGGTTGTCGTCGATGCGCGCGCAGACATGAGCTCGGGCGTCTTCGGCGACATGATGAGTACCTATTTCAAGGGTCGAGGCGGGGCCGGCATCATCATCGATGGCTGCATGCGCGACTTCCCGAACGTGCGGAAACTTGACCTGCCAGTGTGGCTGCGCGGATGGACTCCGAACTTTCACACGCAGACGGGCCTCATGCCTTTCGCCGTCAATGTGCCGGTCGCCTGCGGCGGCGTGACGGTCATGCCAGGCGACATCATCGTTGCCGATGATGATGGGGCGGTTGTCGTACCAGTTGCGCTCGCCTCGGAGGTGATCGCCAAGGCGCGCGAACATCATGACTGGGAAGATTTTTCCCGCGAAAAGCTCATGGCTGGGGCTCCGCTCCAGCGCTATTATCCGCTCCACCCGGATGCGCAGGAAGAATACGAGGCCTGGCGAAAGCTGAACCCGCGCTAG
- a CDS encoding mandelate racemase/muconate lactonizing enzyme family protein: protein MDAKAAGETVEENVRTASRPSALRITDLRVAEIVGAPFTSALIKIYTNQGLVGFGEVRDGASATYALMLKSRLLGENPCDIDRLFRRIKQFGGHGRQGGGVSGIEIALWDLAGKAYGVPIYQMLGGKFRDKVRCYCDTDAEKPSGTETGKRLKARMDMGFTFLKMDLGLMQIADIPGAVVAPAGSLEGYRVAPGHGRSRTAEERIARNAVYDIHNVRHPFTGLHFSDKGLDLLEQYIHEVREVIGYEVPLAIDHVGHISLQSGIRLARRIEKYVPAWLEDVIPWQYTEQYRHLQEATTVPICTGEDIYLKEGFEPLLKAGISVIHPDLLTSGGILETKKIGDMAQDHGVAMAIHMAESPIAAMAAAHVAVATENFMALEYHSVEVDWWDDIVTGLPKPLIRNGFIEVPDKPGLGIDDVVDEIISQHLQPGVSGIWQPTDHWDFEHSWDRTWS, encoded by the coding sequence ATGGACGCCAAAGCTGCAGGAGAAACAGTCGAGGAGAATGTGAGGACCGCGTCGCGGCCGAGCGCGCTCCGCATCACCGACCTGCGGGTCGCCGAAATCGTCGGCGCCCCGTTCACTTCGGCACTGATCAAGATCTATACCAACCAGGGGCTGGTGGGATTTGGGGAGGTGCGCGACGGGGCCAGCGCCACCTATGCGCTGATGCTCAAGAGCCGGCTCCTCGGTGAAAACCCCTGCGATATCGACCGCCTTTTTCGTCGCATCAAGCAGTTCGGTGGCCACGGGCGGCAGGGCGGCGGCGTTTCGGGCATCGAGATCGCCCTCTGGGACCTCGCCGGCAAGGCCTATGGCGTGCCGATCTACCAGATGCTGGGCGGCAAATTTCGCGACAAGGTGCGCTGCTATTGCGATACGGACGCCGAAAAGCCGAGCGGCACCGAAACCGGCAAGCGCCTCAAAGCCCGCATGGACATGGGCTTCACCTTCCTCAAGATGGATCTGGGGCTGATGCAGATCGCCGATATCCCCGGTGCCGTCGTTGCCCCCGCCGGTTCCCTCGAGGGATACCGCGTCGCGCCCGGCCATGGCCGCTCCCGTACCGCCGAGGAGCGCATTGCCCGCAACGCCGTCTATGACATCCACAATGTGCGGCACCCTTTCACCGGCCTGCATTTCAGCGACAAGGGACTCGATCTTCTCGAGCAATATATCCACGAAGTACGCGAGGTGATCGGCTACGAAGTGCCGCTCGCCATCGATCATGTCGGCCATATCTCGCTGCAAAGCGGCATACGCCTGGCCCGGCGCATCGAAAAATACGTGCCCGCCTGGCTCGAAGACGTGATCCCCTGGCAATATACCGAGCAGTATCGGCACCTTCAGGAGGCCACAACGGTGCCGATCTGCACCGGCGAGGACATCTATCTCAAGGAGGGTTTCGAGCCCCTGCTCAAGGCCGGGATTTCGGTGATCCACCCGGACCTCCTGACCTCGGGCGGCATTCTGGAAACCAAGAAGATCGGCGACATGGCGCAGGACCACGGGGTCGCCATGGCCATCCACATGGCCGAAAGCCCGATTGCCGCCATGGCGGCAGCCCATGTCGCCGTCGCCACCGAGAATTTCATGGCGCTCGAATACCACTCGGTGGAGGTGGATTGGTGGGACGACATCGTCACCGGGCTACCCAAGCCACTGATCAGGAACGGCTTCATCGAAGTGCCGGACAAGCCGGGCCTCGGCATAGACGATGTTGTCGACGAGATCATCAGCCAGCATCTCCAACCCGGCGTCTCCGGCATCTGGCAGCCGACCGACCATTGGGATTTCGAACATTCCTGGGACCGCACCTGGAGTTGA
- a CDS encoding sugar ABC transporter permease: MTVHTGYAGSAQAVRNKPPGLFQQMWASRSDYLYVLPAIVVMLVVIAYPIYYTVDLSFFRTPPGLQLRDKVFIGVDNYTTILSSDVFWRVTLNTAIWTLASTVIAFILGFASALALHRDFGGRAILRAILIIPWVISAVAASYIWKWIYHSDFGIIGAVMVQLGLVARQPNFIDNVNTVLPSLIVVNIWREFPFAMIMVMAGLQTVPDQLLRAAKVDGASAWQRFWHVTFPHLRSVSTVTILLLSVANFNSFIVPWIMTGGGPSNASHIWITHIYELAFGRQRWGVAAAYSVLLFIILMMLGYFYVKALSGNEKQEQGA; this comes from the coding sequence TTGACCGTCCATACAGGCTATGCCGGGTCCGCCCAGGCTGTCAGGAACAAGCCCCCGGGCCTCTTCCAGCAGATGTGGGCCAGCCGTTCCGATTATCTCTATGTGCTGCCGGCTATCGTCGTGATGCTGGTCGTGATCGCGTACCCGATCTACTACACGGTTGACCTCTCCTTTTTCAGAACGCCGCCTGGCCTGCAGCTGCGCGACAAGGTGTTTATCGGCGTAGATAACTATACCACCATCCTGTCCAGCGACGTTTTTTGGCGGGTGACGCTCAACACGGCGATCTGGACCCTGGCTTCCACGGTCATCGCCTTCATCCTGGGCTTCGCATCCGCGCTGGCATTGCACCGGGACTTTGGTGGTCGCGCCATATTGCGCGCCATCCTGATTATTCCGTGGGTGATCAGCGCCGTGGCCGCCTCCTATATCTGGAAGTGGATCTATCACTCCGATTTCGGCATCATCGGCGCGGTAATGGTGCAGCTCGGTCTCGTCGCTCGCCAACCCAATTTCATCGACAACGTCAACACAGTTCTGCCTTCACTGATCGTGGTCAATATCTGGCGGGAATTCCCGTTTGCCATGATCATGGTAATGGCTGGCCTGCAGACCGTCCCCGATCAGCTGCTGCGTGCGGCAAAGGTCGATGGTGCTTCGGCCTGGCAGCGCTTCTGGCACGTCACGTTTCCGCACCTGCGCAGTGTCTCGACGGTTACCATCCTCCTGCTGTCCGTGGCCAATTTCAATTCGTTCATCGTGCCATGGATCATGACCGGGGGCGGACCATCCAACGCGTCTCACATCTGGATCACACACATCTACGAGCTTGCCTTCGGGCGACAGCGCTGGGGTGTTGCGGCGGCCTATTCGGTGCTGCTCTTCATTATCCTGATGATGCTCGGCTACTTCTACGTGAAGGCGCTCAGCGGCAATGAAAAGCAGGAGCAGGGCGCATGA
- a CDS encoding carbohydrate ABC transporter permease, with translation MSVTSIRETPRSRKRIDGWRWAGRIFLFLMLLYTAVPMIWMLLTSIKSGFAAMQFPPQWWPAEPTLASYQKLLDPQNSVGQDFLRFFWNSLFVSVCTTVLAVVVAVPAAYAFSRFRFPGRRFLFFAVLLRNMFPAVIFLVPLFILMRLLGLVNTHGSLILTYLTFGLPLAIWLLKGFYDNIPVQLEQAARIDGATRFQAFFLIVMPLSVPGIIATAIYSFIGAWNEYIFAATFLTKNEQLTLPVGIQRFFSENTTDFPGLMAASFMMSVPVVVLFLILQKYFVRALTEGAVKH, from the coding sequence ATGAGCGTGACCTCCATACGTGAGACCCCTCGGAGCCGGAAACGCATTGATGGCTGGCGCTGGGCGGGCCGCATTTTCCTGTTCCTCATGCTTCTCTACACGGCTGTGCCGATGATCTGGATGCTGTTGACCTCGATCAAGTCCGGTTTCGCGGCGATGCAGTTTCCGCCTCAATGGTGGCCCGCGGAGCCAACTCTCGCGAGCTACCAGAAGCTACTCGACCCCCAAAACAGCGTGGGGCAGGACTTTCTGCGCTTCTTCTGGAACAGCCTTTTTGTTTCGGTCTGCACCACCGTTCTGGCCGTGGTGGTCGCAGTCCCGGCCGCCTATGCCTTCTCGCGCTTCCGCTTTCCGGGGCGCCGGTTCCTGTTTTTCGCGGTGCTGCTGCGCAACATGTTTCCGGCGGTCATCTTCCTCGTGCCACTGTTTATCCTGATGCGCCTTTTGGGTCTGGTGAATACGCACGGCTCGCTGATCCTTACCTATCTCACCTTCGGACTTCCGCTCGCCATCTGGCTGCTCAAGGGGTTTTACGACAACATTCCCGTCCAGCTCGAACAGGCCGCGCGGATCGATGGCGCGACGCGCTTCCAGGCATTCTTCCTCATCGTGATGCCGCTCTCGGTTCCGGGCATCATCGCGACAGCGATCTATTCCTTCATCGGCGCGTGGAATGAATACATCTTTGCCGCCACCTTCCTCACCAAGAACGAACAGCTGACACTGCCGGTCGGGATCCAGCGGTTTTTCTCCGAGAACACCACGGATTTCCCCGGGCTGATGGCGGCCAGCTTCATGATGAGCGTGCCGGTCGTCGTGCTTTTCCTCATCCTGCAGAAATATTTCGTGCGTGCCCTCACCGAAGGCGCGGTCAAGCACTAG
- a CDS encoding ABC transporter ATP-binding protein: MAQVVLKDLVKSYGPVFAANKVSLTVNDGEFVALVGPSGCGKTTTLNLVAGLIPITSGDIVIGDRVVNDLDPKDRDIAMVFQNYALYPQKTVFQNLAFPLQMRKLPKAEVEAKVMEAAKVLDITHLLERRPRELSGGQQQRVALGRALVRDPAVFLMDEPLSNLDAKLRVQMRSEIKRFHQDLHATIIYVTHDQLEAVTMADKMAVMNGGMLQQYDTPAQVFANPVNMFVASFIGSPAMSLVPLELTKVDGRVAVASSDGWHLLLSERNARKVAKATSNKIVLGARHSTIKLHKSAVEGSVPARVYTVEPTGDITFVQAFLAGAVVNISLPPSVMVEPDENVWLEFDQDRIHLFDGQTEMALSAD, encoded by the coding sequence ATGGCTCAGGTCGTTCTCAAAGATCTCGTCAAGTCCTACGGCCCCGTCTTCGCCGCTAACAAAGTGTCCCTGACCGTCAATGATGGCGAGTTCGTCGCGCTGGTCGGGCCGTCTGGCTGCGGCAAGACGACAACGCTCAACCTCGTGGCCGGTCTCATCCCCATCACATCGGGCGACATCGTCATCGGCGACAGGGTCGTCAACGATCTCGACCCCAAGGACCGGGACATTGCGATGGTGTTCCAGAACTATGCGCTCTATCCGCAGAAGACGGTGTTCCAGAACCTCGCCTTCCCGCTGCAGATGCGAAAACTGCCAAAGGCCGAGGTCGAAGCCAAGGTGATGGAGGCGGCCAAGGTGCTCGACATCACCCATTTGCTCGAGCGGCGACCGCGCGAACTTTCGGGCGGCCAACAGCAGCGTGTCGCCCTCGGCCGCGCTCTGGTGCGCGACCCCGCGGTATTTCTGATGGACGAGCCGCTCAGCAATCTCGACGCAAAGCTGCGCGTACAGATGCGAAGCGAGATCAAGCGCTTCCATCAGGATCTGCATGCCACCATCATTTATGTGACGCATGACCAGCTCGAGGCCGTCACAATGGCCGACAAGATGGCGGTCATGAACGGCGGGATGCTCCAGCAATACGACACGCCGGCGCAGGTCTTCGCCAATCCGGTGAACATGTTCGTCGCGAGCTTTATCGGCAGCCCGGCCATGAGCCTTGTGCCACTGGAACTCACCAAGGTCGACGGTCGGGTCGCTGTTGCCAGCAGCGACGGATGGCACTTGCTGCTCTCCGAGCGCAACGCCCGAAAGGTGGCCAAGGCCACGTCAAACAAGATCGTCCTTGGTGCCCGCCACTCCACCATTAAGCTTCACAAGAGCGCAGTTGAGGGCTCCGTTCCCGCCCGCGTCTACACGGTTGAACCCACCGGGGACATCACGTTCGTTCAGGCATTCCTCGCGGGAGCAGTCGTGAACATCAGCCTGCCACCATCGGTTATGGTCGAGCCCGATGAGAATGTGTGGCTCGAATTCGACCAGGATCGGATCCATCTTTTTGATGGCCAGACTGAGATGGCGCTTAGCGCCGACTGA
- a CDS encoding mandelate racemase/muconate lactonizing enzyme family protein — MKVTGVKPWLIKSDASYWGEFLFVEVTTDEGISGWGEITTTTFVANRALCLMLRQIGKIIEGDDPAHIERIWHKIFRNFTYMGSRGAAVECVSAIDIALWDIRGKVLGQPIYELLGGPVRDDILLYTHPDQRKFTSKEAVQQEIRDIIASGHTALKFDPFAQQRPLDNKGVPREQSEGYLDGSMTRKDEREAAELTALIRQTAGPDIEILIDAHGRFDVPTAIRLCNTLEEAGDIDWFEEPVPPESFNALKQVRDKVNVPISWGERGHTKWDFVPILENKLADYIMPDVTWTGGITELKKISALCEAYYIPVSPHDAAGPINVIAGAQVMMTVPNFYRLETSEWNLSKYDHLIDRPLDNSNGSLKLSRAPGLGVEMNRDYLDANRIDID; from the coding sequence ATGAAGGTCACCGGTGTGAAACCGTGGCTGATCAAATCGGACGCATCGTATTGGGGGGAATTCCTGTTCGTCGAGGTGACGACTGACGAGGGGATTTCGGGCTGGGGCGAGATCACCACCACGACCTTCGTGGCCAATCGCGCCCTCTGTCTCATGCTGCGCCAGATCGGCAAGATCATCGAGGGGGATGATCCCGCCCATATCGAACGGATCTGGCACAAGATCTTCCGCAACTTCACCTATATGGGCAGCCGGGGGGCGGCGGTGGAATGCGTCAGCGCCATCGATATCGCCCTTTGGGACATTCGCGGCAAGGTCCTGGGCCAGCCGATATACGAATTGCTCGGCGGACCGGTGCGGGACGATATCCTGCTCTACACCCACCCCGACCAGCGCAAATTCACCTCGAAGGAGGCGGTGCAGCAGGAGATCCGCGACATCATCGCGTCCGGACACACGGCCCTGAAATTTGACCCCTTCGCCCAGCAGAGGCCGCTCGACAACAAGGGCGTGCCCCGTGAGCAGTCCGAGGGCTATCTTGATGGCTCGATGACCCGCAAGGACGAGCGTGAAGCGGCCGAACTCACCGCCCTTATTCGCCAAACCGCTGGACCGGACATCGAAATCCTGATCGACGCCCATGGGCGCTTTGACGTTCCGACAGCCATACGGCTCTGCAATACACTGGAGGAAGCGGGCGATATCGACTGGTTCGAAGAGCCCGTGCCACCCGAAAGTTTCAACGCCCTCAAGCAGGTTCGCGACAAGGTCAACGTCCCCATTTCCTGGGGCGAGCGCGGTCACACCAAATGGGATTTCGTGCCCATTCTCGAGAACAAGCTTGCCGACTACATCATGCCCGACGTTACCTGGACCGGCGGCATTACCGAGCTCAAGAAGATTTCGGCGCTGTGCGAGGCCTATTACATCCCGGTTTCGCCACACGATGCCGCCGGCCCCATCAACGTCATTGCCGGCGCCCAGGTGATGATGACGGTGCCGAATTTCTACCGGCTCGAGACCTCCGAATGGAATCTCAGCAAATATGACCATCTGATCGACCGCCCGCTGGACAATTCCAATGGCAGCCTCAAGCTCAGCCGCGCGCCCGGCCTCGGCGTCGAGATGAACCGGGACTATCTCGACGCCAACAGGATCGACATCGACTGA
- a CDS encoding mandelate racemase/muconate lactonizing enzyme family protein, translating into MPVTLKITAIKPFPVRVGIRNQFLVKVETDQGISGWGESGLTGREKAVAGAIEHYREFLIGQDAMQIGRIWQEMYRSQYFEGGRVLQAAISAIDIALHDIKGKALGVPVYELLGGRQRHVIPTFASTGDSAGEGAVDRAKQLMAEGFGAIRFFPIGQDSADFFEPRQSIAATARLLNRAREELGSEVVLGIDYHHRLSVAEAASFCAKLDRGVLDFLEEPIRDETPEAYQSLRTMTDIPFAIGEEFASKWQFLPYIERGIHQFNRLDVCNVGGLTEAMKVAGWSEAHYVDLMPHNPLGPVCTAATIHFAAAVPNFAWLETRAPERGLGFDNADFFPVQPQLQGAVYPVSDAPGLGVEVNEALLAQQSFEFWEAPHLRRTDGSVTNW; encoded by the coding sequence ATGCCTGTCACATTGAAGATTACTGCAATCAAGCCCTTCCCCGTTCGGGTGGGGATACGAAACCAATTCCTGGTGAAGGTGGAAACGGATCAAGGCATCAGCGGTTGGGGCGAGAGTGGCCTGACGGGCCGGGAAAAAGCGGTGGCCGGAGCCATCGAACACTACCGGGAATTCCTGATTGGCCAGGATGCCATGCAGATCGGTCGCATCTGGCAGGAGATGTATCGCAGTCAGTATTTCGAGGGGGGGCGGGTGCTGCAGGCAGCGATTTCGGCGATCGACATTGCGCTTCATGACATCAAGGGCAAGGCACTCGGCGTTCCAGTCTACGAATTGCTCGGAGGCCGGCAACGGCATGTTATCCCAACTTTTGCATCGACCGGCGACAGTGCAGGCGAAGGCGCAGTCGATCGGGCCAAACAGTTAATGGCGGAGGGCTTTGGCGCCATCCGCTTTTTCCCCATTGGCCAGGATAGCGCCGATTTCTTCGAGCCGCGCCAATCGATCGCCGCGACAGCCCGTCTTCTCAATAGAGCCAGGGAGGAATTGGGCAGTGAGGTGGTGCTGGGGATCGACTATCATCACCGCCTCTCCGTCGCCGAAGCCGCCAGTTTTTGCGCCAAGCTCGATCGGGGCGTTCTCGATTTTCTCGAAGAGCCAATTCGGGACGAAACGCCGGAGGCCTACCAGTCGCTGCGGACGATGACGGATATCCCCTTTGCCATAGGGGAGGAGTTCGCCAGCAAATGGCAGTTCCTGCCTTACATCGAGCGTGGCATCCATCAGTTCAATCGTCTCGACGTCTGCAATGTGGGTGGTCTCACCGAGGCGATGAAAGTGGCCGGCTGGAGCGAGGCGCACTATGTCGACCTGATGCCGCACAACCCCCTGGGGCCCGTGTGCACCGCAGCGACGATCCACTTTGCGGCCGCCGTGCCCAATTTCGCCTGGCTGGAAACGCGCGCGCCCGAAAGAGGGCTGGGCTTCGACAATGCCGATTTCTTTCCAGTGCAGCCGCAATTGCAGGGCGCCGTCTATCCGGTCAGCGATGCGCCGGGCCTTGGTGTCGAAGTCAATGAGGCGCTCCTGGCGCAGCAGAGTTTTGAGTTCTGGGAGGCGCCGCATCTGCGCCGCACCGACGGTTCAGTCACTAATTGGTAG